The region AATTATCCTGGCGTCCAGCGTGCCGGTTTTGATTAATCTGCAAGTGAATACAATCGTGCCAACCGTCCTCAGTCTGATTGTGACCATCCTGGTTTCGGTGGAGAAGCTTTTCCACTTCCGGGAGCATTGGCGGAATTACGACGAAATGGCCGCCATCTTGCGCAGTGAGCAGCTCAAATTTCAGACGAGAGCAGGTGAGTATGCGCCCAAAGAGCAGGCTCCTGACCAAAACAAAAATTTCGATGAAGCTCAGAATCCTGAAGCAGGCGAGCCGGTGACTAAAGGCCAGCAAACTGACGGAAACCAGAACGTGACTGAAACGCAGAATGCGACATCAGGCAAGCACGTCCGCAAAGATCACAATTCCGACAGTGCCTTTAAGATNNNNNNNNNNGAGCAGGCCATCAGCGACGAACGGAAAGAAACGATTGAAATGCGAACGCGCGAGGACGCGACGAAATGATGGGCTTATATATGATTACATGCATTCGTTTCA is a window of bacterium DNA encoding:
- a CDS encoding DUF4231 domain-containing protein; protein product: IILASSVPVLINLQVNTIVPTVLSLIVTILVSVEKLFHFREHWRNYDEMAAILRSEQLKFQTRAGEYAPKEQAPDQNKNFDEAQNPEAGEPVTKGQQTDGNQNVTETQNATSGKHVRKDHNSDSAFK